The Peribacillus simplex genome contains the following window.
TTATCGATGCCGACATTGCGGAACTAAACTGGGCTCAATCGAGGCACACTCACTGAGTACGGAGCAGTTAGGTTTTAATCAACTTACCGATGAAGAGCGACAAGAGATGATCGTTTATGATTCTGAAGGGGATATGCATGTAAGGGCGATATGTGAAGATTGTCATGAATCGCTGCAGAGAAACCCTGAATTATATGAAAACGATTATATTATTCATTAGCGGAAGAGGGCTTTGGACAAAATCCAAAGCATTTTTCCGTTTGTCTGGTTTACAAGGGCATATAAAATGAGAAATTACCGTTAATAAAGAGGACGCTTGGTTTTAATGGCCAAGTTTAAATACAAGAGTTTCAAATGGTTTTCGCACGTTATAGAGGGGGGGAAAGAAAATGAATGGATTGCAAAACTTGTTCTCCAAACAAGATGATGTTCATTCGTTAATAGCCGGCATTGATGAAGGGCTTAAGGAACAAATCGTCTCTGGTCTGACAGGTTCCTCGAGATCACTTTTGCTGGCTTCCGTATATGAAAAGACGAATAGGCCGATTTTATTGGTTACCCATAATTTATTGCAAGCACAAAAATTCCATGAAGACTTATCCAGTTTCATTCCCGAGGAAGAATTATATATATATCCAGCCAATGAATTGATTGCGGCTGATTTGAGTGTGGCCAGTCCGGAATTAAGGGCCCAACGTATAGAGGCATTGAATTTTTGGGCGGAGGGGAAGAAAGGGATTGTCATTGCGCCGATTCCCGGGGTCCGTCGTGTGCTTCCTTCAAAGGATATTTGGAAGAGGCATCAGCTTACGTTCAATTTAGGGGAAGACATCGGGCTCGAACCAACGCTTAATAAATTCATTGCTATGGGGTATAACCGGTCTGAAATGGTTGCTTCTCCAGGTGAATTCAGTATCCGGGGCGGTATAATCGATATTTATCCGATCACGGAACCTAATCCAATACGAATTGAATTATTCGATACCGAAATAGATTCAATAAGGACCTTTTCAAGCGAAGATCAGCGATCCATCGAGAAACTCAAGAAAGTGACGATCGGTCCCGTCAGTGAGGCTTTACTAGAGACAGAGCACATCGAAAGAATCATAACAAGGCTTGAGAGCGGATTAAGTAAAAGCTTGAAGAAGCTTAAAGATGAGAAAACCAAGGAACAACTGGTTCAAACGATCAGCTATGAACTTGAGCAGCTGAAAATGGGGAATAAACCAGACCAAATCTTTAAATACTTAAGTTTAGCTTATGAAGATCCAGCTAGTTTAATAGATTATTTACC
Protein-coding sequences here:
- a CDS encoding anti-sigma-F factor Fin family protein yields the protein MALHYRCRHCGTKLGSIEAHSLSTEQLGFNQLTDEERQEMIVYDSEGDMHVRAICEDCHESLQRNPELYENDYIIH